A single Roseinatronobacter monicus DNA region contains:
- a CDS encoding YcbK family protein, whose product MPFDAQQSAYNRRAFLFGASAALTGLTASPSFALPFFRRNEAPEPAETRSLFMVNQRTEEVFHEVYFNGEAYLQEALDRFSLFSRDLRNGEVGEMDPHLLDLASDVQKLISVEEPLILTHGFRSSSRNVRGGAANSRHLHGQALDIAHPRLRPRELHQHAAALGRGGLGRYATFIHIDTGPTRQW is encoded by the coding sequence ATGCCATTCGATGCTCAGCAATCTGCGTACAACAGGCGTGCGTTCCTGTTTGGTGCCTCAGCCGCTCTGACAGGTTTGACGGCCAGTCCAAGTTTCGCGTTGCCGTTTTTTCGCAGAAACGAAGCGCCAGAACCGGCTGAGACACGCAGCCTTTTCATGGTGAACCAGCGGACAGAAGAGGTGTTCCACGAGGTGTACTTTAATGGTGAGGCGTACTTGCAGGAAGCGCTTGACCGCTTCTCGCTGTTTTCGCGCGACCTGCGCAATGGCGAGGTCGGCGAGATGGACCCGCATCTGCTTGATCTGGCATCCGACGTGCAAAAGCTGATCAGCGTTGAGGAACCCCTGATCCTGACGCATGGTTTTCGGTCTTCCTCCAGAAATGTGCGCGGTGGTGCGGCCAATTCGCGCCATCTGCATGGCCAAGCGCTGGATATTGCGCATCCAAGATTGCGTCCGCGCGAATTGCACCAACACGCCGCAGCGCTCGGTCGCGGGGGGCTTGGGCGATACGCGACTTTTATTCATATCGATACCGGCCCGACCCGCCAATGGTAG
- the queC gene encoding 7-cyano-7-deazaguanine synthase QueC, translated as MRTNLICSGGLDSVSLAHILADQGVLKRLTSFDYGQRHRKELDYAQACAERLGVAHHVIDMRSIGAALTGSALTDDIAVPDGHYAEDTMKVTVVPNRNAIMLSIAYGISAAQDDDTVATAVHGGDHFIYPDCRPLFTQAFDAMQRAALDGYADIALHTPFVNRSKADIVREGARVDTPFAQTWSCYKGGAQHCGRCGTCVERREAFHLAGIPDLTAYEDPEFWRQAIGRREAV; from the coding sequence ATGAGGACGAATCTTATCTGCTCTGGCGGGCTGGACTCTGTTTCGCTTGCCCATATTCTGGCCGACCAAGGGGTATTGAAGCGCCTGACCTCTTTCGATTACGGCCAACGTCACCGCAAGGAACTGGACTACGCGCAGGCCTGTGCCGAACGGCTGGGCGTTGCGCATCATGTCATCGACATGCGCTCTATCGGGGCGGCGCTGACGGGGTCTGCGCTGACAGATGATATCGCGGTGCCCGACGGCCACTATGCCGAAGACACCATGAAGGTCACTGTGGTGCCTAATCGCAACGCGATTATGCTAAGCATCGCGTATGGAATTTCTGCGGCACAGGATGACGACACTGTCGCCACCGCCGTGCATGGCGGCGATCATTTCATCTATCCCGATTGCCGCCCCTTATTCACGCAGGCATTCGATGCGATGCAGCGCGCGGCACTGGATGGTTACGCGGATATTGCCTTGCACACCCCGTTCGTGAACCGCTCCAAGGCCGATATCGTGCGCGAGGGCGCGCGCGTTGACACGCCTTTTGCGCAGACATGGTCATGCTACAAGGGTGGCGCGCAGCATTGCGGGCGCTGCGGCACCTGTGTCGAGCGGCGCGAGGCCTTTCATCTGGCGGGCATTCCCGATCTCACAGCCTATGAAGACCCGGAATTCTGGCGGCAGGCCATAGGCCGCAGGGAGGCGGTCTGA
- the queD gene encoding 6-carboxytetrahydropterin synthase QueD → MFRITKEFHFSASHQLSHLPADHQCARLHGHNYIVVVELAAPDLNADGFVRDYHELKPLKAYIDDTFDHHHLDDVLEVPSTAENLARHFYDWCKARWSETAAVKVSETPKTWAEYRP, encoded by the coding sequence ATGTTTCGTATCACCAAGGAGTTCCATTTCTCGGCCTCGCATCAACTGTCACATCTGCCAGCGGATCATCAATGTGCAAGGCTACATGGGCATAACTACATCGTCGTGGTCGAGCTTGCCGCCCCGGACCTGAATGCAGACGGGTTCGTGCGTGACTACCATGAACTCAAGCCGCTCAAGGCCTATATCGACGACACTTTTGATCACCACCACCTTGATGATGTTCTGGAGGTTCCCTCAACAGCCGAGAACCTTGCGCGCCATTTCTACGACTGGTGCAAGGCGCGCTGGTCCGAGACGGCGGCAGTGAAAGTGTCGGAAACGCCCAAGACATGGGCCGAATACCGGCCATGA
- the queE gene encoding 7-carboxy-7-deazaguanine synthase QueE gives MSLRIAEIFGPTIQGEGALIGEPTVFVRAGGCDYRCVWCDSLHAVDTAFRHQWQKMSAQAVWDDVRALSGGQPLTVSLSGGNPAIQDFAPLIALGKAKGYRFACETQGSIARPWFADLDTLVLSPKPPSGGEVMDWAAFELCVAAAGARPKTVLKIVIFDEVDYAWAKDAASRYPDLPLYLQPGNPDVDPDHAVDLAACTDRLLWLVDKVTQDRWFTARVLPQLHVLIWGNKRGV, from the coding sequence ATGAGCCTGCGCATCGCTGAAATTTTCGGCCCCACCATTCAGGGTGAGGGCGCATTGATCGGAGAGCCGACAGTGTTTGTTCGTGCTGGCGGGTGCGATTACCGCTGTGTGTGGTGCGACTCGCTGCATGCTGTGGATACGGCATTTCGTCACCAGTGGCAGAAGATGAGTGCGCAAGCGGTGTGGGACGACGTGCGCGCGCTGTCAGGTGGGCAGCCGCTCACAGTCTCGCTGTCCGGCGGCAACCCCGCCATTCAGGACTTCGCGCCGCTTATCGCGCTTGGCAAGGCCAAAGGTTACCGGTTTGCCTGTGAAACCCAAGGGTCGATTGCGCGGCCATGGTTTGCCGATCTCGACACGCTGGTCCTCAGCCCAAAGCCGCCATCGGGCGGCGAGGTGATGGATTGGGCGGCGTTTGAGCTATGCGTGGCTGCGGCAGGGGCGCGCCCCAAAACCGTCCTGAAAATCGTGATCTTTGACGAGGTGGATTATGCCTGGGCCAAGGATGCCGCCAGCAGATACCCCGATCTTCCGCTCTATCTGCAACCGGGCAATCCCGATGTGGACCCAGATCATGCGGTCGATCTGGCTGCGTGCACGGATCGGTTGTTATGGCTGGTCGACAAGGTAACGCAAGACAGATGGTTCACCGCGCGCGTGCTGCCGCAGCTTCATGTGCTGATATGGGGCAACAAGCGCGGTGTCTGA
- the queF gene encoding preQ(1) synthase: MTETIYSGLKQLGEATDLPDSPETAELERVQNPQADIAYCVRFVAPEFTSLCPMTGQPDFAHLVIDYVPGDWLVESKSLKLYLGSFRNHGAFHEDCTISIARRLFAFLDPQWLRIGGYWYPRGGIPIDVFWQTGPLPEGVWIPDQGVAPYRGRG, encoded by the coding sequence ATGACGGAAACGATCTATAGCGGGCTGAAGCAACTGGGCGAGGCAACAGACCTGCCCGACAGCCCGGAAACTGCGGAGTTGGAGCGTGTTCAGAACCCGCAGGCCGATATCGCCTATTGCGTGCGGTTTGTGGCGCCTGAATTTACCTCGCTTTGTCCTATGACGGGCCAGCCAGATTTCGCGCATCTGGTCATCGACTATGTGCCGGGGGATTGGCTGGTCGAGAGCAAATCCTTGAAGCTGTACCTAGGATCATTCCGCAATCACGGCGCGTTTCATGAGGATTGCACCATCTCGATCGCGCGGCGGCTGTTCGCGTTTCTTGACCCGCAATGGCTGCGGATTGGCGGCTATTGGTATCCACGCGGCGGCATTCCAATCGACGTATTCTGGCAAACCGGGCCATTGCCCGAAGGTGTTTGGATACCAGATCAAGGTGTTGCCCCGTATCGTGGGCGCGGCTAG
- a CDS encoding RNA polymerase factor sigma-32: MQLDIQDDRRTARLAMKAEMLDAETEWALARAWRDHGDEQALHRLINAYMRLAVSIASKFRRYGMPMNDLIQEAGMGLMKAANKFDPDRELRFSTYATWWIRASIQDYLMRNWSMVRVGSTSNQKSLFFNYKRVKAKFEREALARGEEINSAEIRKSVAGELKIPLHDVEFMDGRLAGGDFSLNALQSQDEDGREWIDSLEDDAEQAEAKIEQSHDRAQLREWLLHAMASLSERERLIIRKRMLLEQPSTLESLGEELNLSKERVRQIQVVAFQKMRASLEGSSSEVLSLLS; encoded by the coding sequence ATGCAACTTGATATCCAAGACGACCGCCGCACCGCCCGCCTCGCTATGAAAGCCGAGATGCTGGATGCAGAAACTGAGTGGGCGCTTGCCCGCGCTTGGCGCGATCATGGGGATGAGCAGGCGTTGCACCGTCTGATTAACGCTTACATGCGTCTTGCTGTCTCAATCGCCTCAAAATTCCGCCGCTACGGAATGCCCATGAATGACCTTATTCAAGAGGCAGGAATGGGTCTGATGAAAGCGGCAAACAAGTTTGATCCCGACCGCGAGTTGCGCTTCTCGACCTATGCGACATGGTGGATACGCGCCAGCATTCAGGACTACCTGATGCGCAACTGGTCGATGGTGCGGGTCGGATCGACCTCGAACCAGAAGTCGCTGTTTTTCAACTATAAGCGCGTGAAAGCAAAGTTCGAGCGCGAAGCATTGGCGCGCGGCGAAGAGATCAACAGCGCCGAAATCCGCAAATCGGTGGCCGGCGAACTGAAAATACCACTCCATGATGTCGAGTTCATGGATGGTCGGCTCGCGGGCGGGGATTTCTCGCTGAATGCACTGCAATCGCAGGATGAAGACGGGCGGGAATGGATCGACTCCCTCGAAGATGACGCGGAGCAGGCCGAGGCCAAGATCGAACAGTCACACGACAGGGCGCAACTGCGTGAATGGCTGCTTCATGCGATGGCAAGCCTGTCAGAACGCGAGCGGCTTATCATACGCAAGCGCATGTTGCTGGAACAGCCCAGCACATTGGAATCGCTTGGCGAAGAGTTGAACCTATCCAAAGAGCGCGTCCGTCAGATACAAGTCGTCGCGTTTCAGAAAATGCGAGCCAGCCTTGAGGGAAGTTCCAGCGAAGTGTTGAGCCTGCTGTCGTGA
- a CDS encoding DUF2513 domain-containing protein, producing MTRDDDFIREMLFEAEQLQEPYLVMPICLSPSEEELKRYMHGKWLSDAGLFLEVNDGVFRITNQGHDYLAAIRSDTVWDKTKDSAQKAGGVTLGLMKEIAVGYARQELTKLGIPLG from the coding sequence CGCGAGACGATGACTTCATTCGAGAAATGCTTTTTGAAGCAGAACAATTACAAGAGCCTTACCTTGTGATGCCGATTTGCCTCAGCCCAAGTGAAGAAGAGTTGAAGCGCTACATGCACGGAAAATGGCTCTCGGATGCTGGGCTGTTTTTAGAGGTAAATGACGGGGTTTTCAGGATCACCAATCAAGGTCATGACTACCTCGCGGCCATCCGCAGTGATACCGTTTGGGACAAAACAAAAGATTCGGCCCAGAAGGCAGGGGGTGTGACACTCGGCTTGATGAAAGAGATTGCAGTCGGTTATGCTCGGCAGGAACTCACAAAGCTGGGCATCCCTCTGGGCTGA